Sequence from the Saccopteryx bilineata isolate mSacBil1 chromosome 6, mSacBil1_pri_phased_curated, whole genome shotgun sequence genome:
AGCGAGGTCTTTAAGCAGAATGAGTTGCTAAGGTTTATCTCTTAGAAGGGTCTGTCTGGACCAAAGTTGGGGAATGATCACTGGGGGAGACGTTACTGGCAGGGAGACAAGCTGGGGTGATGTCAGTCATGAAGTTAGAGGTGGGTGAAAGCCAAGTTAGACGGCAGAGTTACGGATAATAAGAAGAACGGGCTAGGTTAGAGAGACAGCTGAAGCGTGTCTATGGGccggagaggaaagagaagggacagGAAGATGCCCCTGGTTTGTCTTAGCCAAGTGGAGTGTGAGGGTGCCTTTCACTGAAGTTGGGGACAAGATGGAGAGCCATGTGTGAGAAAGAGCTTtatcattcataaaaataattacagcaaTAACCATTTATGAGTAtttttgagtacttactatgcAGCACACACTATCCTTAAGTTCAGTACTTTATAAGTAATAGCTCATTTTTTTAATCCTAGGAACAAGATAGGTACTAATTTTACCATAGTTTTGCAGAATGGGGTAACTGAATGTCAACGGCTCATTCACTCGCTTGTCCACACACCACTCACAAATACTATAGCCAAGATTCCACCATTCAATCTAGAGCCCGTTTTTAACCACTATATAATAGAGCCGCATCACTGCACCTTGGTTTTAACAAAGATCTTCTTGGAGGGAAGGAAACCGGGCTCTTCCTCGGGAATCTAAGGTACAGCAAGTCTCTTCTGCACATACAGCTGTTACCATACTCTCAGCCCGTCCCATCTGGGtcttggggggggggatacagAAGCAGTAATTCCTGACTTTCTGGGGTGGGGCTCTGCTGAGATGGCAGACTGTCCCTAACCTCCTTCGAATGTCAAGGAGGTGTGCAGtcccttttatattttctgaatacaagatAATGCTGCTGTTCAGAGCTGGCCGCTCCAGCATGGCCGGCTCTCACTGCagagctgccccctcccccgcccccaaaaTAAACATATGCTGAAGATGTATTTGCTCTGAACCCTCCCCAGCTGTGTTGCTCTAGTGACCAGTGGCATTTGCAAGGCAGCTGGCTAAGGTCATGGGTCAGGCTCTAGCTATGGAAAACACACCCTGGGCCTTTGTCTCCTCAATAGCTGAGCTAGTCTCACCAACTGAGAGGGCTAATTGCCCTGTCCCTTTGAAATGAGGACCCAGCACAGCCAGGAGTTAATAAAATGTATCTAGcgcagcgattttcaactttgTTCATCTCGTGGCatgcataaactaattactaaaattctacagcacaccaaaaacggtttgtttgtttattgctgaCCTGACAaaacaaaataggtataattttgatcgacttacaaaaaataataataatagtaattacctaccctttttgctccaaagtgactttttaaaaaaatcagatacctctacttgtatataaggatttctacTACCAAGAATGAACCAATCAGACACAACCTTATTATGTGATGTagccaataagatgcaactctattacaTGACCCATATATTTATGGTttaagacagggcattcacactggatggctattgttgtgttggtggttgtcatctttttatttgacaatctaagagaaaagaggtcagtgcccctgagtgTGTAGTCAAGTATTGCCTGTTTTAAAAAAGTCTTGTGGCACATGTTTAAAAATCCGGTGATCCCGAGCTGCCTGTTAAGAGAGCCCATCCTCCCCAGATGTGGGAGTGGAGCCATGTTGGGTCATCAGACGAAGCTGCTCACCAGCTGAGTACCACCTAGCGATGCCAGGCAATGCCACAAGGGACAGAAGAATAGCCCTACTGAGCTCCACTTCAATTCCTGGCCCACAGAATCATGAAGTATAAGAAGACAGTTAAAAGAGTTATCCCTATTTTaaaggggtttttgttgttgttgttgaaccaGGGTCCAAAAGAAAGGAAAGTCCCTGAGATCCCGAGAAGGGTGACTTGGAAAAGTATAGCGCAGTGACTTCGTTATGACGCAGCTGGCTGGATCCTGTCCTCGGGAGTAGACGGGGtctgggggggggaaggagggaatgaACCCCAGCAACCCACAGCCACAGGTAGAGGTTTGGGGTCAGAACCATATTACCAAACACAGCCTTCAGCACCAATggatcccagaaaaaaaaagtgctaagtgatttttttttttagctcaaacttttcttcttcctctctcttcctctccctctctctctcccctctacttGTTAGAGCATCCAGACCCCCTCAAACCTCAGTCCCAGAAAGACAAaggcaagccccccccccccgttgtcaCATGCAGGGAAAAGCAGGTCTGGAGGCGCACAGAGGAAGTGTCCAGGCAAGGGCCCTGCTAAGATTACGGGCTGTTAATAAGGAAAGACAGAAGGCAGGCAGTTTGATGTACAACTCGACAAGCAGAGGTTAAGGGGAGAGCCGGGGCAGGCTCATTTGCAAATGTGGTCCTGTTTCATTAAAGTGGGAGCAGAGACAGCCTGTCTCAGTCCAGCAGAGAGGGACCTCATTATCCACGTAGGGAGCAAGAGATAAGAATCTTTTAATAATTGctgggaatttttttattatgatgtggaATGCCAATTTAGGCTTCTCCTCACAGGCTGGATACAAACAGCCTCTTTGGGAGTTAAAGCAGCTCCCTtcccacccccccacaccccctcggGGCTGCAGTCATTAAggacaaagaggagagagacggaTGTTTGCTCTAGAGAAAGACCACTGCTCAGGGGGCCCCAGTGGCGGCCAGGAGCCAGGTCTCTCTACCAGACAGACAGCTCCTGGCCTGGCTGTCTTGTTTCTGGAACCTTCCCAGAGCCCTCAGAGGCCAACTTGTCATCCTGAACCCTATTTCCCAACCATCAGTGTATCCTGAATTCTCCTCAAGACATTCAGATTCTCTGCAAAGGGCTTAGCTGTTGCTTCCTCTCAAAACTACAGGTACCAGGAGTTAAACAAAAACCTTTGTATCATTACTTGAGGTGACAAGGAACACTTCCTTGTAAGCAGTAAAGTGTCAAGATAAGTACGATGAAAACTGGGTGAGTTTATTCTATTTTACCCAGACACCTTTGCCTGCCAGAagtggggctctctctctctctctttgttgaaAAGCGAGTTTAGAAAAAGGTTGGGCGTGACAGGCAGTCTAGAACGAATCGGATACGTTTTTCCTCCACGTGATCTGAGGGACTGAAAGAGAATTGGAAAGGACATGACGTTTTCTTGGTGTGAATTTAACCGCAGGGTTTGGGGGACAATCCAGATGTACAGTCCTGCTGTTTGGAGACCAGAGGCGGCATCTCCTGAGGCCGTGGCTGCAGTTCCCTCGCCTTCCAaagctgagaggaagggagatggaggCCTAACCAGGTCTGCAAGGCACTCATCCTCTGTCCCTGGGCCGTGCTGGGGGCTCCCTTTGATCCTACACATCTGGGCTGTTAGCCCAACCCTCCAAAGGATTCCCACAAGTGGGTCCTAAATTCTTTCCACCAGCTTCTTTCCCCGCCTCCTCGCTGGCTCCGCAGGCCCCtcacctcttctctccccctctccaccgACATCAGGCCCCGCAGGGTAGATGCTAAATGACAGTGATGGTGGGTTTTAAGTCCGAGGTGCCAGGAGCAATGAGGCGTCTACGAGTCAGACGGGCCTCCGGTTTCCATCTCCGCCAGCGAGGGCACCATGCCCAGGGCCGGAGGCTCCGGGCGCTGTCTGGGCGTCAGCTCAGCGCCTGCTCCTCCTTGGCTGGATTTCAGAGGGGCCCGAGGAAGCGAAGGGTGTTGCTCGTTCCCTGGTGGAATCTGTGCTGACAGCCGGGCTCCGGAGGGTCCCCGGTGAGCGAGCCAATGGCAGTTTCCAGGCAGACCTAAGCCGAGCCGAGCGAGCCGCCCCCTCACCTTGCTCACCTCCTCACCGCTGCACTTCGGCTGCGGCCCCCCGATCAGTCACTGCACTACCGTTAACAGTCATAATGATCCAACAGCCACAACACTAGGCACCGGAGGCGTGGAATGTGCCCCTAAGGGCAGGAAGCCCCCGGGTTCGAGTAAACCATTTGCCGCTTCCTAGCAGCGTGACATCGCCGCAGTTGTTGAACacacctgagcctcagtttacttatCTGTAAGGAGAATCACGGGGGCCTACCTGTgctgagagtcagagggacaaagagacagagcTGGTTGGGACCTAGACACACCCACGCCACGCGGTACGATGAGGCAGGACGCAGGGCAGGAAAGGATGGAGCTGTGGTGTAGCCTCGACGACAGCCGTGGGGCACGAGCCCAAATTCTGCTTCCACCAGCTCTCAGTTGACCCCTGCGCCTCAGTTAACTTACCTAATCAGTGGGACTAATTATGCTTCTGAAGGTGGTTGAGCGTATTGAGATAGTTGGGAAATCTCCCGTGGTGAGGGTGGGGGACCAGTCCTGTTTCCACCAAAGACAGAAGTCGGGATAGAGCCATAGGACGCCACACAGAGACAAGGGATCGATACTGTCACAGGAAGTAGTTTGTTTGTCTCTCTCAATTATTGAAAAGGGGCGGCCCTCCTGCTGCAGAAGCTCTTCTGGTTCATCGCAGACCTAAAACAGACGCTCTGGTGACAGTAACATGGCTTCCCTATTAGCAGCCTGGTCATTCTCTCTCTTTGGTGTCTTTGAAACAGGGAGACTCCCCCCGTGGTGTTTTCTCGCCTTCCATGAACACCTGGGATGAGATTGAACATCCTGATAGAGGAGACTCACTGCATGCAGgtagagacagaggagaagggaaaggaagccgCCTTCCCGGCTCGCTCGGCGCACGTGCACCGCGGTATTCCAAAGCAGGTGTCAGAGACAGCCGGACGCCCCTTGACCGTGGGCACCCTCCCACATCCACGGGTGCTTTAGCTGAGCTGCGGCCCAGCTGGCCTTCTGCCTCCCTCTGTCTGGAGTCCTCCCTTCTACCGCCCTCAGATGCCtggcttcttctccttcttcaggCTTCTGCTGCAAggacacctcctccaggaagggtTCCCATGACCACATTGTTTCAAGTTTTGCGACACCCATTATTTTCTCTCCCTGACTTCTCTTAAGTTCTTTGATAatacttagaacaggggtcggaaagctttttggctgagagaggcatgaacaccacatattttaaaatgtaattccatgagagccatacaaggacccgtgcacattaagcattatccaataaaaatttggtgttgtcccagagaagtggtccccaacccccgggccgcggactagTACtgaccggtccatgggccatttggtattggtccacagagaaagaataaataacttatattatttccatttaatttatatttaagtctgaaggatgttttatttttaaaaaataaccagattccctctgttacattcgtctaagactcactcttgacacttgtctccatcacgatacatttatccgtcccaccctaaaggcctgtctgaaaatattttctgacattaaaccggtccgtggcccaaaagaggttggggaccactgtcccagaggacagctgtgattggttccagccatccgcaaccatgaacatgagtgataggaaatgaatggattataatacatgagaatgttttatatttttaatgttattatttttttattaaagatttgtctgtgagccagatgtagccatcaaaagagtcacatctggctagTGAGCCAtacataggttcccgacccctgacttagagtaAGGTAAAatgatattgttttcattttatctatttaGTTACTTTTTTGGGGAGGCGGTCTCTTCCTGTATAAATGCCATGGTTTTAAGAACCTTCTCCTTCACCAGAGTAGCCCAGTGTGCAGAGCAGGATCTGGCATATTCAGTGTTAAtgtatgtttgttgaatgaatacatcAAGGTCTAAAGGCTGTCTGAGTGGACTATGGTATAGGACTTTTGATTTGAAGAGCTTCCTAAGGAAAAGCAGTCCATAGACTTGTCCCTGGATCTTTGGGGACATCATCCCTCATGTTCCCTTTGCTCACAAATAATTGCCTCTAAATCAAAGCCAGGCCAAACTGAGGCTCTAGGATGACTGTCGATTAGTGAAGATGACCTTTACATCTGAAAACTCCATGCAGGGAAAGAAAGGACCTGACTTGGAAGGGGGGGGGTTGAAAAGTATGATTTGGAACTCTACTCAAAGTCCTGGGCTAAGCCGCATAAGTCTCCCACGCTCTGCTTTTATATGAAGTGCTTTGAACAGTCACCATCCCAGAGAAGCCCGTCTATAAATGCTGTCGGAGGCAGACACTGTGCAGACTCCTGTGCAGTGGCCTCTCTCTATGCTCCCATTCATTGTAAATCCCGCCTCTGAGCTAGTCCTAGACAAGCCATCGGATCAACTTCTCCCACGACCGGAGGGGTATTTCCATAGTGGCCGAGAGTGCACATGTTAAACCGGACAGAGTGGCCTTTTAATTCTGACGTCCCACAACACAAGTTACTTGTCAGACTGTGGGCGCTTCAGTGAATCTCCCAGTTTGGAATCTGcaaattaggaataaaaatacCTCCCTCGTGGGATTCCTGTGAAGAGTAAATGAGTCAATGGTTgaggagaaacaacaacaacaacttgcTAATACTATTATAATGTGTCTTAGGATTTTGTCCACCGTAGTTATAACTCACTGTGTCATTATACCCCCTGCTCATTGGTTTTGCCCAAATCTACTTAGTAGGACACCCTGTGACCACCAATACCAACTGCCCAGTGCAGGACAACATAAAACAGCGCCTGCCCTCACAGAGTTGATGCACTCGTGCACGAGAACACCATGCGCACAGATACGGGGAAACTATTtgcaaaatcagaaataaaggcTGGAAAATACCTGGGCTACCCAGAGGTATGAGCAGCCTCATTCCAGAGCTGGTAGGAAAAGCTTATGGACAAACGGCTTTCAGGCTGGGTCCTCAGTCATGGAAACGACAGGCGAGGGGGCAGGGGTCAAGGCACAGAAGTGAACAATGGAACAGCACCCTCCAGGGGCCGGAGGAGTCAGGCTGGACTGTagaatggggtggggtggagcagcGGCAGGCGCAAGGTGAGTCTCACTGACTCGCTGGGAGTTTTGTCTGAGGATCTTGGAGAATCAGAGACATCAGGATGTTTGGGGGGGGGCATTCGTCCAGGTTTGCACTGGAAAGGGGGCAAGAATGACAGCAGATGGAACATGGAAGAGGCTGGAGCATTCACCCATTCCAGCAATACTAAGGCCTCACCCCCCCCAGGGCACTGGGGGCGGCGGGAGACAGACTGGAGGGATAGGTGGGAGGCTGGGTGGAAAGACTCGGTGAACTCACTGCAGAGTGCCGTCGGGTCCATGGAGGGTGCTTCCAGCAACAACCAAACTCGGTGAATGGAACTCATCAATCAGCACGGACCTGTACACCTATCCTGGGGCGACCTGTCAGTCCCGGGAGGAACCCAGGAAGATGAGACAAGCCCTTCCCGTTGCAGAAAGActcggggccctggccagttggctcagtggtagagcgtcggcctggcgtgcagaagtcctgggttcgattcccggccagggcacacaggagaagcacccatctgcttctccacccctccccctccttcctctctgtctctctcttcccctcccgcagccggggctccattggagccaagatggcccgggcgctggggatggctccttggcctctgccccaggtgctagagtggctctggtcgcaacagagcgatgccccggaggggcagagcatcgccccctggtggtcagagagtcgtcccctggtgggcatgcctggtggatcccggtcaggcgcatgcgggagtctgtctgactgtctctccccatttccagcttcagaaaaatacaaaaaaaaaaaaaaaaaaaagaaagaaagaaagactcggGAAGTGGGACCAGCTTCCGACCTGAAATGAAGTATGAGTTCCCAGACGGCTGGCTGCGCAGACCaaaggaaccatcctcagcctGCCAGACCATCTTCCCAGAGAATATTGTCCTTGGAAGGCATCCGTTCCCACCTTTTCCCTTTGCTTGCAAATTTGGCCGTGACATCTCCTTTGAGGTGGGGACTGTGAGGCCTCAGAACCCAGCAGTTACAGGAACTGATGTCCACTGGAAACAGCCCCGACCTCTCCTTGGAACTCTGGGCCACCTGTAGGTCAGCCTGGCCGTCCAGGGGACCAAGGAGCTGGGGAGCAGAAAGGGGACTGGACAAAAAGAcgctttatagatgaggagaccAGGTGGCTTTGCATTTGGGCCCAAGCCTACCAGGACATTCTGCACTTTGGAGTGTGTGTCTCCAGGCATCGGCACAAATCCACAGGGACTGGTGATGTCCCTCAGGCTGGACTGGTTCCCTGATGCTCCAGTGTCACTGGCACCAAAAGGAGAAGGTTACAGGGTGCTCTCAGACGTGAGGACTGGGAAGACTGGGAAGGGGTCCTGCATAAACCACAGGGACaaatgagagagggagacaaataAGGGAgagtaaattaaaatgaaataaggatAGATAACATGTTTTGCAATCTTAACTTTTACCAGTGACATCCACATGCGGCAGAACTGTTCCCATCCTCGTCACCCCTCCCCTGGACGGAACTGGTTGGCACCCCCTGAAGACTTCCTATCTCCTTCAGAATGACATCTGAAGCCCTGGCCACGGTGGCCAAGGCCACCTGCTCAGGCTCCTACCCATCTCCTCCTTGCTCACTCTGTTGCGGTCCCTCTAACCATCTTACTGCTTCTTACTTCAAAGGCCTCAGGACATTTGCATGTCTGTTTCCTCTGCTTAGAACGTTCTTCCGGCACAACTTTATGTGGCTTTCTCTCTCACTTGGCTCATGTCTTTGGTCAAATGACTACCTCTCAGAAAGGCTTTCTTAAGCTGCTTTCGTTGAAAGAacactctccattcctgtctgttgcCTTACTATATTTTTATCGCTTTTTTTTATAACACTCATCACCTGACAGGTCATGTGCTTTTTTGTccattgtggattgcctgcctcccCAGCTAGAGCTTTAGATTCCATAAAGGCAGAAGTGTGTGGTTGGCGTCGTTCTCTGTTCTATCCTTGGCACTAAACACGTGGCTGGCTCCCAGAGGGTGCACGCTAATTGTTCGCTGAGTATAACAGTGAGTGGAGAAATTATTACGGTCCATGCTAAATGCTTGTAAGCTATTTCATAGTGCTAAATTTCATTGTTACTCCTGTTTTACGAAGGAGGAAATGAAGGTTTTTCAGACATTGAATACCTTGCCCAGGGTGGCATAGCTAATGGGCAGCAGAGCAAGGATTGGAATCCAGGTAACCCGACTCTGGTCCACAAGGGCAGGTGACCTATGCTAGCACTTGGGTGAAAATGAAGACAGGTCAAGGTTGCCTACGCCTGCAAGACGCAGGTAGAGAAGAGTTTCAAACCCGGGTATTTGCAACCTGGGCTGTGTACAGAGCGAACCTGTTTAGGGAAAATCATAAAAATGCTGCTGCTCCTTAACCCAAGGAGGCAGCCCTGCTCCTGGAGACGAGAGGCGGTAGCTTCTCTGTGCAACCTCAGCCCTACATCCCTGACCCACTGGGCACTCGGCCCACACCCCTGACCCACTGGGTGCTCAGCCCAGCATCCCTGACCCACTGGGTGCTCAGCCCAGCATCCCCGACCCACTGGGCACTCAGCCTGCATCCCCGACCCACTGGGCGCTCAGCCCTGCATCCCCGACCCACTGGGCGCTCAGCCCAGCATCCCTGACccactgggctctcagccccgCATCCCTGACCCACTGGGTGCTCAGCCCAGCATCCCTGACCCACTGGGCGCTCAGCCCCACATCCCTGACCCACTGGGCGCTCAGCCCCGCATCCCTGACCCACTGGGCGCTCAGCCCAGCATCCCTGACCCACTGGGCGCTCAGCCCCACATCCCTGACCCACTGGGAGCTCAGCCCCACATCTCTGACCCACTGGGCGCTCAGCCCAGCATCCCTGACCCACTGGGCGCTCAGCCCCGCATCCCTGACCCACTGGGCGCTCAGCCCAGCATCCCTGACCCACTGGGCGCTCAGCCCCACATTCCTGACCCACTGGGAGCTCAGCCCCACATCTCTGACCCACTGGGCGCTCAGCCCAGCATCCCCGACCCACTGGGCGCTCAGCCCCGCATCCCTGACCCACTGGGCGCTCAGCCCAGCATCCCTGACC
This genomic interval carries:
- the LOC136309439 gene encoding variable charge X-linked protein 3B-like, which gives rise to MKTGQGCLRLQDAACIPDPLGAQPCIPDPLGAQPSIPDPLGSQPRIPDPLGAQPSIPDPLGAQPHIPDPLGAQPRIPDPLGAQPSIPDPLGAQPHIPDPLGAQPHISDPLGAQPSIPDPLGAQPRIPDPLGAQPSIPDPLGAQPHIPDPLGAQPHISDPLGAQPSIPDPLGAQPRIPDPLGAQPSIPDPLGAQPHIPDPLGAQPHISDPLGAQPSIPDPLGAQPSIPDPLGAQPHIPDPLGSQPHIPDPLGSQPRIPDPLGAQPRIPDPLGAQPRLCLQGNNSTEQTIAS